From Toxorhynchites rutilus septentrionalis strain SRP chromosome 2, ASM2978413v1, whole genome shotgun sequence, a single genomic window includes:
- the LOC129766723 gene encoding uncharacterized protein LOC129766723, translated as MFTKLFCITALAISCVCAKPGLAPLAYSAPLVAAAAPAFVTAQSSQVVARNYNGIAPLAYTAAAVAAPLAYTAAPVAKVAAPLAYTAAGVPFAYSAPALAAAAPLAYRAGPIVSPYAAYSPYLLPLNFLNPQSVGHAASPLRSSVRLQRPFQHNAPRHLAKVGSTRQNGHVPITGLSDGECNRTSYLSRLGRVLNVNPTAVSSSEAEGHTIVVYVCQMCAFDGWIDVLPPKFVCPFCHLPIDGVMKSKFVGGFGGELQREYLPMRWNCAENFEQRKLKSSKQYKMFTKLIFLATLAISCVCAKPGLAPLAYSAPLVTAAGPAFVTAQSSQVVARNYNGIAPLAYTAAAPLAYPLGARVAAPLAYTATGLAAPAPLAYTASPYAPYVTSPLAAYAAASPLAAYRPYLL; from the exons atgttcaccaagtTG TTCTGTATCACCGCTCTGGCTATCTCCTGTGTCTGTGCCAAGCCAGGACTTGCACCACTAGCTTACTCAGCACCACTTGTGGCCGCTGCCGCTCCAGCTTTTGTGACCGCCCAAAGTTCCCAGGTTGTGGCCCGTAACTACAATGGAATCGCCCCCTTGGCATACaccgctgctgctgttgctgctccgTTAGCTTACACCGCCGCCCCCGTGGCTAAGGTTGCCGCTCCTCTGGCTTATACCGCAGCGGGTGTCCCATTTGCTTACTCTGCTCCAGCCTTGGCTGCGGCCGCTCCGTTGGCCTACCGTGCTGGTCCAATCGTTTCTCCATATGCTGCCTACAGTCCATATTTGCT GCCGTTAAATTTCCTAAATCCACAATCCGTTGGTCACGCCGCAAGTCCGCTGCGCTCAAGTGTCCGTCTCCAACGACCATTTCAGCACAATGCACCACGCCACTTGGCCAAGGTCGGAAGCACGCGACAAAACGGTCATGTTCCAATAACTGGACTATCAGACGGCGAGTGTAATCGCACGAGTTACTTATCGCGACTCGGACGTGTTTTGAATGTTAATCCTACTGCGGTCAGTAGCTCGGAGGCGGAGGGCCACACGATTGTCGTGTATGTGTGCCAAATGTGCGCTTTTGATGGATGGATTGATGTGTTGCCTCCCAAATTTGTGTGTCCATTCTGCCATCTCCCGATCGACGGTGTTATGAAATCGAAGTTCGTGGGTGGTTTTGGTGGAGAATTGCAGAGGGAATATCTACCAATGCGATGGAACTGTG CTGAGAACTTCGAACAACGCAAACTAAAGAGCTCCaaacagtacaaaatgttcacaaAATTG ATCTTCCTCGCCACTTTGGCCATCTCGTGCGTCTGCGCCAAGCCGGGACTTGCTCCACTTGCCTATTCCGCGCCACTTGTGACCGCCGCCGGACCAGCCTTTGTGACGGCTCAAAGCTCGCAGGTTGTAGCTCGCAACTATAACGGAATCGCGCCGCTTGCATACACCGCTGCCGCACCACTAGCTTACCCTCTGGGAGCCAGAGTGGCCGCTCCCCTGGCTTACACTGCCACAGGATTGGCCGCTCCGGCTCCTCTGGCATACACCGCTTCGCCTTATGCTCCCTATGTCACCTCCCCACTTGCTGCATATGCGGCGGCCTCGCCGCTGGCTGCCTATCGTCCGTATCTGTTGTAA
- the LOC129769963 gene encoding cuticle protein 16.5-like, with protein MFTKLICIAALAISCVCAKPGLAPLAPLAYSAPLVAAAAPAVVTAQSSQVVARNYNGIAPLAYTAAAPLAASLAYTSAPVAKVAAPLAYTAAGVPLAYSAPTLAAAAPLAYRAAPLLSPYAAYSPYLL; from the exons ATGTTCACCAAGCTG ATCTGTATCGCCGCTCTGGCTATCTCCTGCGTCTGCGCCAAACCAGGACTTGCACCACTTGCACCACTAGCTTACTCAGCACCACTTGTGGCTGCCGCGGCACCAGCTGTTGTGACCGCCCAAAGTTCCCAGGTTGTGGCCCGTAATTACAATGGAATCGCCCCCTTGGCATACACCGCTGCTGCTCCATTGGCTGCTTCGTTAGCTTACACCTCCGCCCCAGTGGCTAAGGTTGCCGCTCCTCTGGCTTATACCGCAGCGGGTGTTCCGCTTGCTTACTCTGCTCCAACTTTGGCAGCGGCCGCTCCGTTGGCATACCGTGCCGCTCCACTGCTTTCTCCATATGCTGCCTACAGTCCATATTTGCTGTAA
- the LOC129771668 gene encoding uncharacterized protein LOC129771668: MFAKLFIVALAIAAVAARPGVPLAATYAAPYVSTYHGVSAPAIAYSNYAAPAAVSTYSSPLATYSHGLPAVSTYSAGVPLAYSSLGVSPYTTIY, from the exons ATGTTCGCCAAACTG TTCATCGTTGCCCTCGCCATCGCCGCTGTAGCTGCTCGTCCTGGAGTTCCCCTTGCCGCTACCTATGCCGCCCCATACGTCAGCACCTACCATGGAGTTAGTGCCCCAGCTATCGCCTACTCAAATTATGCTGCCCCAGCTGCCGTGTCCACCTACTCATCTCCACTGGCCACTTACTCCCATGGACTCCCCGCGGTGAGCACTTATTCCGCCGGAGTTCCATTGGCGTACTCTTCGCTCGGAGTGTCCCCATATACCACCATCTACTGA
- the LOC129769964 gene encoding cuticle protein 16.5-like: MFTKLFCIAALAVACVCAKPGLAPLAPLAYSAPLVAAAAPAVVTAQSSQVVARNYNGIAPLAYTAAAPLAASLAYTSAPVAKVAAPLAYTAAGVPLAYSAPTLAAAAPLAYRAAPLLSPYAAYSPYLL; encoded by the exons ATGTTCACCAAGCTG TTCTGCATTGCCGCTCTGGCCGTCGCTTGCGTCTGCGCCAAACCAGGACTCGCCCCGCTTGCACCACTCGCTTACTCAGCACCGCTTGTGGCCGCTGCGGCACCAGCTGTTGTGACCGCCCAAAGTTCCCAGGTTGTGGCCCGTAATTACAATGGAATCGCCCCCTTGGCATACACCGCTGCTGCTCCATTGGCTGCTTCGTTAGCTTACACCTCCGCCCCAGTGGCTAAGGTTGCCGCTCCTCTGGCTTATACCGCAGCGGGTGTTCCGCTTGCTTACTCTGCTCCAACTTTGGCAGCGGCCGCTCCGTTGGCATACCGTGCCGCTCCACTGCTTTCTCCATATGCTGCCTACAGTCCATATTTGCTGTAA